GATGTCGCCAGTGATCCACAGCGATCGCGGCGTGGCCTACCCGGACACTTGCGTCGGCACCGACAGTCACACGCCGCATGTGGACGCCCTGGGCGTGATCGCCATCGGCGTGGGTGGCCTTGAGGCCGAGAACGTCATGCTCGGTCGCGCTTCGTGGATGCGCCTGCCGGAAATCGTCGGCGTCGAGCTGACCGGTCGACTGGCGCCGAACATCACCGCTACCGACTTGGTACTGGCTCTGACCGAGTTCCTGCGCAAGCAGAAAGTGGTTGGCGCCTACCTCGAATTCCATGGTGAGGGTGCCCGGGCGCTAACCCTGGGCGACCGTGCCACCATTTCCAACATGGCGCCTGAATACGGCGCCACTGCGGCGATGTTCGCCATCGACCAGCAGACCATCGACTACCTGCGCCTGACCGGTCGTGACGACCAGCAGGTGCAACTGGTCGAGACCTACGCCAAGGTCGCCGGCCTTTGGGCCGACAGCCTGGCCAAGGCTGAATACGAGCGCACGCTGACCTTCGACCTGTCGAGTGTGGTGCGCAACATGGCCGGCCCGTCCAACCCGCACGCCCGCGTGGCTACCAGCGACCTGGCGGCAAAGGGCATTGCCGGGGCTTGGGAGGAAGTGCCGGGGCAGATGCCCGATGGTGCGGTGATCATCGCCGCCATCACCAGTTGCACCAACACCAGCAACCCGCGCAATGTCATCGCCGCCGGCCTGCTGGCGCGCAACGCCAACCGGCTCGGCCTGGTGCGCAAACCCTGGGTCAAGTCCTCGCTGGCGCCGGGCTCCAAGGCGGTACAGCTGTATCTGAAAGAGGCCGGCCTGGAACAGGAGCTCGAGCAGTTGGGCTTCGGTATCGTCGCCTTCGCCTGCACCACCTGCAACGGCATGTCCGGCGCACTGGACCCGGTGATCCAGCAGGAGATCATTGACCGTGATCTCTATGCCACGGCAGTGCTCTCGGGCAACCGCAACTTCGACGGGCGTATCCATCCCTACGCCAAGCAGGCATTCCTGGCGTCGCCGCCGCTGGTGGTGGCCTATGCCATCGCCGGCACCATCCGCTTCGATATCGAGAAGGATGTGCTGGGCGTGGTCGATGGCAAGGAAATCCGCCTGAAGGATATCTGGCCGAGCGACGAAGAGATCGATGCCGTTGTGCGTGCTTCGGTCAAGCCCGAGCAGTTCCGCCAGGTGTATATCCCGATGTTCACCATCGAGGAAGACAAGGGGCCGAAGGTTGCGCCGTTGTACGAATGGCGCCCGATGAGCACCTATATTCGTCGTCCCCCTTACTGGGAAGGCGCCCTGGCCGGTGAGCGCACCCTGCGCGGCATGCGTCCGCTGGCGGTGCTGCCGGACAACATCACCACCGACCACCTGTCGCCGTCGAACGCCATCATGCTCGACAGCGCGGCGGGCGAGTACCTGGCGAAGATGGGCCTGCCGGAAGAGGACTTCAACTCCTACGCCACCCACCGCGGCGACCACCTCACCGCGCAGCGCGCGACCTTCGCCAACCCCAAGCTGTTCAACGAGATGGTGCGCAAGGAAGACGGCAGCGTGAAGCAGGGCTCGCTGGCGCGTATCGAGCCGGAGGGCAAGGTGACGCGCATGTGGGAGGCGATCGAGACCTACATGGCGCGCAAGCAGCCGCTGATCATTGTCGCCGGCGCTGACTACGGCCAGGGCTCGTCGCGGGACTGGGCGGCCAAGGGCGTGCGTCTGGCGGGCGTCGAGGCGATTGTCGCCGAAGGCTTCGAGCGCATCCATCGCACCAACCTGATCGGCATGGGTGTGTTGCCGCTGGAGTTCCAGCCGGGCACAACGCGCGTGACCCTGGGCCTGGACGGCAGCGAGACCTACGATGTGGTCGGTGCGCGCACGCCGCGCGCAACCCTGACGCTGGTGGTGACCCGCCGCGATGGCGAGCGTGTCGAAGTGCCGGTGACCTGCCGTCTGGACACCGCTGAAGAAGTGTCGATCTACGAGGCGGGCGGGGTGCTGCAGCGCTTTGCCCAGGACTTCCTCGAAGCGACGGCCTAATGACCTGAACCCTGCCTTTACTCTGTAGGAGCGGGCTAGTCCCGCGATTGCGTCAGCAGGAGCAATATCGCTGTCTGTTCTGACGCCATCGCGGGGCAAGCCCGCTCCCACAGGGGGGGTGTGGGGCCTTGAAGGATGAGTGCTCATGGCATCTGTAGCGCAAGTGAAAATCCCCGCCACCTACATCCGTGGTGGCACCAGCAAGGGCGTGTTCTTCCGCCTGCAAGACCTTCCCGAGCGCGCCCAGGTGCCAGGCCCTGCGCGCGATGCCTTGCTGTTGCGAGTGATCGGCAGTCCCGACCCCTACGCCAAGCAGATCGACGGCATGGGCGGTGCGACCTCCAGCACCAGCAAGACCGTGATTCTTTCGCCAAGCAGCAAGGCCGATCACGATGTCGACTACCTGTTCGGCCAGGTCGCCATCGACAAGGCGTTCGTCGACTGGAGTGGCAACTGCGGCAACCTCTCGGCGGCCGTAGGTTCGTTCGCCATCGCCAGTGGCCTGGTGGACCCGGCACGCATCCCGCGCAACGGCATGGCGACCGTGCGCATCTGGCAGGCCAATATCGGCAAGACCATCATTGCTCATGTACCGATCACCGAGGGTGAGGTGCAGGAAACCGGCGACTTCGAGCTCGATGGCGTGACCTTCCCGGCGGCCGAAGTGCAACTGGAGTTCCTCGACCCTGCAGCCGATGAAGACGGCGAGGGCGGCGGGGCGATGTTCCCTACCGGCAACCTGGTTGACGACCTCGAGGTGCCAGGTGTCGGCACGTTCAAGGCGACCCTGATCAATGCGGGTATCCCGACCATCTTCGTCAATGCCGCCGACATCGGTTACACCGGAACCGAGCTTCAGGATGCGATCAATGGCGATGCCGCCGCGCTGGCGCGTTTCGAGACCATCCGCGCCCATGGCGCTGTGCGTATGGGCCTGATCGAACACATCGACCAGGCCGCCGGCCGCCAGCACACGCCGAAGGTCGCTTTCGTCGCGCCTGCTACGTCGTATACCGCTTCCAGCGGCAAGGCTGTGGCGGCGAGCGATATCGATCTGGTGGTGCGGGCGCTATCCATGGGCAAGTTGCATCACGCGATGATGGGGACGGCGGCGGTGGCCATTGGCACGGCGGCGGCGATTCCCGGCACTCTGGTGAACCTGGCGGCCGGTGGAGG
The Pseudomonas putida genome window above contains:
- the acnD gene encoding Fe/S-dependent 2-methylisocitrate dehydratase AcnD, with protein sequence MNTAYRKNLPGTALDYFDTRAAVEAIKPGAYDGLPYTSRVLAENLVRRCDPATLDASLGQLIERKRDLDFPWFPARVVCHDILGQTALVDLAGLRDAIADKGGDPAQVNPVVPVQLIVDHSLAVECGGFDPQAFEKNRAIEDRRNEDRFHFINWTKQAFKNVDVIQPGNGIMHQINLEKMSPVIHSDRGVAYPDTCVGTDSHTPHVDALGVIAIGVGGLEAENVMLGRASWMRLPEIVGVELTGRLAPNITATDLVLALTEFLRKQKVVGAYLEFHGEGARALTLGDRATISNMAPEYGATAAMFAIDQQTIDYLRLTGRDDQQVQLVETYAKVAGLWADSLAKAEYERTLTFDLSSVVRNMAGPSNPHARVATSDLAAKGIAGAWEEVPGQMPDGAVIIAAITSCTNTSNPRNVIAAGLLARNANRLGLVRKPWVKSSLAPGSKAVQLYLKEAGLEQELEQLGFGIVAFACTTCNGMSGALDPVIQQEIIDRDLYATAVLSGNRNFDGRIHPYAKQAFLASPPLVVAYAIAGTIRFDIEKDVLGVVDGKEIRLKDIWPSDEEIDAVVRASVKPEQFRQVYIPMFTIEEDKGPKVAPLYEWRPMSTYIRRPPYWEGALAGERTLRGMRPLAVLPDNITTDHLSPSNAIMLDSAAGEYLAKMGLPEEDFNSYATHRGDHLTAQRATFANPKLFNEMVRKEDGSVKQGSLARIEPEGKVTRMWEAIETYMARKQPLIIVAGADYGQGSSRDWAAKGVRLAGVEAIVAEGFERIHRTNLIGMGVLPLEFQPGTTRVTLGLDGSETYDVVGARTPRATLTLVVTRRDGERVEVPVTCRLDTAEEVSIYEAGGVLQRFAQDFLEATA
- the prpF gene encoding 2-methylaconitate cis-trans isomerase PrpF, producing MASVAQVKIPATYIRGGTSKGVFFRLQDLPERAQVPGPARDALLLRVIGSPDPYAKQIDGMGGATSSTSKTVILSPSSKADHDVDYLFGQVAIDKAFVDWSGNCGNLSAAVGSFAIASGLVDPARIPRNGMATVRIWQANIGKTIIAHVPITEGEVQETGDFELDGVTFPAAEVQLEFLDPAADEDGEGGGAMFPTGNLVDDLEVPGVGTFKATLINAGIPTIFVNAADIGYTGTELQDAINGDAAALARFETIRAHGAVRMGLIEHIDQAAGRQHTPKVAFVAPATSYTASSGKAVAASDIDLVVRALSMGKLHHAMMGTAAVAIGTAAAIPGTLVNLAAGGGERSAVRFGHPSGTLRVGAEARKAEGEWTVTRAIMSRSARVLMEGWVRVPGDAF